In one window of Candidatus Obscuribacterales bacterium DNA:
- the tnpA gene encoding IS200/IS605 family transposase, whose translation TYSVTKLVTLIKSLTAREVCKRCPHVKQQLWGGEFWSDGYFASTVGKHGDEGMIAQYVKNQGNEYLKLHRDEQLALF comes from the coding sequence GACGTACAGTGTGACGAAACTGGTGACGTTAATCAAGAGTCTAACGGCCCGAGAGGTGTGTAAGCGCTGCCCGCACGTGAAACAACAGTTGTGGGGAGGGGAGTTTTGGAGTGATGGATACTTTGCGAGTACGGTGGGCAAGCACGGGGATGAAGGCATGATTGCCCAGTATGTCAAGAATCAGGGCAATGAGTATCTCAAGTTACACAGAGATGAGCAATTGGCTCTATTTTGA